A part of Aegilops tauschii subsp. strangulata cultivar AL8/78 chromosome 2, Aet v6.0, whole genome shotgun sequence genomic DNA contains:
- the LOC109769397 gene encoding polygalacturonase ADPG1-like, producing the protein MGIIGIRMATLLLAALAWCSVLAAAGGGEVDGVFNVKDYGARGDGVTDDTKAFVDAWTAACGARGSSASTLLVPAAKSFLVGPTRFNGPCASTGITVQVLGTIMAPPAGAWSGKNYWLMFYKVHGLTVTGGSTGLLDGRGWTWWHNKCRGYADCVTKAPTALVVMSCADVELRQFRSKDSPQMHIAVSQSSKVHLTQLTITAPGDSPNTDGVHIDRSEDVRVSRSTIGTGDDCVSISSRSRFVTVDGVVCGPGHGISVGSLGRNGATASVEYIDVKNVHFINTTNGARIKTWQGGKGYAKSISFTDIMFTNVDNPVVINQFYVDRHHVPNMGAVALSNITYKNLRGTSKHKTAVDFHCSEIGSCTNIHVNSVAISAADGGGTVARCQNAQGDTSGYVYPKIPCLR; encoded by the exons ATG GGTATCATCGGCATCCGCATGGCCACCCTGCTCCTCGCTGCCCTCGCGTGGTGTAgtgtgctcgccgccgccggcggcggcgaggtggaCGGCGTGTTCAACGTCAAGGACTACGGTGCTCGAGGCGACGGGGTCACGGACGACACCAAG GCGTTCGTGGACGCATGGACCGCGGCGTGCGGCGCCAGGGGCTCGTCGGCGTCGACGCTGCTCGTGCCGGCAGCCAAGTCCTTCCTCGTCGGCCCCACCAGGTTCAACGGGCCCTGCGCCTCCACCGGAATTACCGTCCAG GTCTTGGGCACGATTATGGCGCCGCCGGCGGGCGCATGGAGCGGGAAGAACTATTGGCTGATGTTCTACAAGGTCCACGGGCTCACGGTTACCGGCGGCAGCACCGGCTTGCTCGACGGCAGAGGCTGGACGTGGTGGCACAACAAATGCAGAGGCTATGCT GACTGTGTAACCAAGGCACCGACG GCGTTGGTGGTCATGAGCTGCGCCGACGTGGAGCTGCGCCAATTCAGAAGCAAGGACAGCCCGCAGATGCACATCGCCGTCAGCCAGAGCAGCAAGGTCCACCTGACGCAGCTGACCATCACCGCGCCCGGGGACAGCCCCAACACCGACGGCGTGCACATCGACCGGAGTGAAGACGTCCGCGTCAGCAGATCGACCATCGGCACCGGCGACGACTGCGTCTCCATCAGCTCCAGGAGCCGATTCGTCACCGTCGACGGAGTCGTGTGCGGCCCCGGCCATGGCATAAG TGTGGGGAGCCTGGGCAGGAACGGGGCGACCGCATCCGTGGAGTACATCGACGTGAAAAACGTCCACTTCATCAACACCACAAATGGGGCAAGGATCAAGACGTGGCAG GGTGGGAAAGGTTACGCGAAGTCCATCTCCTTCACCGACATAATGTTCACCAACGTGGACAATCCTGTGGTCATCAACCAGTTCTACGTAGACCGCCACCATGTCCCAAATATG GGGGCGGTGGCGCTGAGCAACATAACCTACAAGAACCTGAGGGGGACATCGAAGCACAAGACGGCCGTGGACTTCCACTGCAGCGAGATCGGCAGCTGCACGAACATCCACGTCAACTCCGTGGCGATCTCTGCTGCAGACGGCGGAGGAACCGTGGCCCGCTGCCAGAACGCGCAAGGGGACACCTCCGGATACGTCTACCCCAAGATCCCTTGCCTTAGATAA